The nucleotide window CGGTTGAACGTCGCATGCGAAGTCGCGCGCGACCCGCATCATGCGGTGGCCGAAGCGGACATCGCCATCACGACGACGCCGAGTACCGAGCCGCTGATTCAGGCAGCCGACCTGCATGCCGGATTGCATATCACCGCGATGGGCTCCGACGCCGAGCACAAGAACGAGATCGCGCCCGCGGCACTCGCAGCGGTGCGCTATATCTGCGACCGCGCGTCGCAAACACGCGTGCTCGGCGAATTGCATCACGCGCTCGAGGCGGGTGCGGTCGATGCGCGCGCAACGTTCGCCGAGCTGGGACAGGTCATTGCGGGCACGGCGCGAGGCCGCACGAGCGACGACGAAATCACGCTGTGCGATCTGACCGGAACGGGCGCGCAGGACACCGCGATTGCGGCGCTCGCGCTCGCGCGTGCACGCGAAGCCGGCGCGGGAACCCTTTTTCGCAACGAAACAACGCGCGCATGACGCGCCGGGAGGAGACGATGTCGGAATCGATGCAACAGAAACGGCAGGCCGCGGAGCCTGTCGTACGGCTATCGTTCGAACGGGCCGAATACGACGTGCGAATCGCGAAGACGCGCCGCGCGATGCAGATGGCGGGCATCGAGCTGCTAATCGTCAGCGACCCGACCAACATGGCGTGGCTTACCGGCTACGACGGCTGGTCGTTCTACGTGCATCAGTGCGTGCTGCTCGCGCTCGAAGGCGAGCCCGTCTGGTTCGGCCGCGGTCAGGACGCAAACGGCGCGTTGCGCACGGTCTTCATGCGGCGCGAGAATATCGTCGGTTATCCCGATCATTATGTGCAGTCGACCGAGCGCCATCCGATGGACTACCTCGCGCGCGAAGTCATCGGCGCGCGTGGCTGGCAGGCAAAGCGTATCGGCGTCGAAATGGATAACTACTATTTCAGCGCCGCCGCGTACGGTTCGCTCGTGCAGAACCTGCCGAACGCGAAATGGCACGACGCAACAGGGCTCGTGAACTGGCAGCGCGCCGTGAAGTCGCCGCGTGAGATCGAATACATGCGTGTGGCTGCACGCATCGTCGAGAAGATGCATGCGCATATCGTCGAGAAGATCGAGCCGGGCATGCGCAAGAGCGATCTCGTCGCGGAGATCTATTCGACCGGCATCCGCGGCGTGGCAGGCCACGGCGGCGACTATCCGGCCATCGTGCCGCTGCTGCCGACGGGCGCCGACGCGGCCGCGCCGCATCTGACGTGGGACGACACGCCGTTTGCGAAAGACGCCGGCACGTTCTTCGAAATCGCAGGCTGCTTCAGGCGCTATCACTGCCCGCAGTCGCGCACCGTGTATCTGGGCAAGCCGCCGCGGCATTTCATCGAAGGCGAGCGTGCGGTCGTCGAAGGCATCGAGGCCGGGCTCGCCGTGGCGAAGCCGGGCAATACGTGCGAAGACATCGCCCACGCGTTCTTCGCGGTGCTGCGCAAGGCCGGCATCGAAAAGAACAGCCGCTGCGGCTACCCGATCGGCGCGAGCTATCCGCCGGACTGGGGCGAGCGCACGATGAGCCTGCGTCCCGGGGACAAGACGGTCCTCGAACCGGGCATGACGTTCCACTTCATGCCGGGGCTGTGGCTCGACGACTGGGGGCTCGAAATCACGGAAAGCATCCTGATTACCGATAGCGGCGTCGAGACGTTCTGCAATACGCCGCGCAAGCTGTTCGTGAAGGAGTAGCAGATGAGGGCATCGCCGATTCAGGCCACGATCGATTTCAATGCCGAGGGCGAACAGCACGGCTTCCTGAAGCTGCCGTATTCGCACGATGCGTCCGCATGGGGCGCGGTGATGATTCCGATCACGGTGATCCGCCGCGGCGAAGGGCCGACCGTGCTGCTGACGGGCGGCAATCACGGCGACGAATACGAAGGTCCGATCGCGCTTGCGAAACTCGCATCGACGCTCAAGGCGAGCGACGTAGCCGGCCGCGTGATCATCGTGCCGTACATGAACTACCCGGCGTTTCGCGCGGGTACGCGCACGTCGCCCATCGACCGCGGCAATCTGAACCGCAGTTTTCCGGGCAAGCCCGACGGTACGGTTACCGAGAAGATCGCCGATTATTTCCAGCGCTATCTTCTGCCGCTTGCCGACTATGTGCTCGACATACACGCGGGCGGCC belongs to Paraburkholderia sp. SOS3 and includes:
- the doeA gene encoding ectoine hydrolase DoeA (DoeA (degradation of ectoine A) is also called EutD (ectoine utilization D).), yielding MSESMQQKRQAAEPVVRLSFERAEYDVRIAKTRRAMQMAGIELLIVSDPTNMAWLTGYDGWSFYVHQCVLLALEGEPVWFGRGQDANGALRTVFMRRENIVGYPDHYVQSTERHPMDYLAREVIGARGWQAKRIGVEMDNYYFSAAAYGSLVQNLPNAKWHDATGLVNWQRAVKSPREIEYMRVAARIVEKMHAHIVEKIEPGMRKSDLVAEIYSTGIRGVAGHGGDYPAIVPLLPTGADAAAPHLTWDDTPFAKDAGTFFEIAGCFRRYHCPQSRTVYLGKPPRHFIEGERAVVEGIEAGLAVAKPGNTCEDIAHAFFAVLRKAGIEKNSRCGYPIGASYPPDWGERTMSLRPGDKTVLEPGMTFHFMPGLWLDDWGLEITESILITDSGVETFCNTPRKLFVKE